From a single Streptomyces sp. NBC_01294 genomic region:
- a CDS encoding DUF2637 domain-containing protein encodes MYESYGYPDIHGVHPQQETSAFWDRPENVQHPSTGQPLGGPGEAHPSWDPVEELAILLQESAAPGQPEPFTRVGFDDTGVTGDTVSTLGLVAGLKHTPTGRPPTQASSGHRRNPSRPPAVTLLQTGSVFTAVLVGAIAAVVSIVSGLAICDALRHSAEPHTDREVASWWPLLIYGPWMVASLSILRSALHQRRALHSWSIVLLFSTLATLLCVAQAPRTIAAVAGAALPAVAALACFQQLVRQITLTRPPRQAAPRHRNPTPSASVPLGKTAAARRSPGSVPPGYPAADNTAVRSPSHGHRFG; translated from the coding sequence GTGTATGAGTCGTACGGGTACCCGGACATCCACGGTGTCCACCCCCAGCAGGAGACCTCCGCGTTCTGGGACCGGCCAGAGAACGTACAGCACCCCTCCACCGGGCAGCCGCTCGGCGGGCCCGGTGAGGCGCATCCGTCGTGGGATCCGGTGGAGGAGCTCGCCATCCTTCTTCAGGAGAGCGCTGCGCCCGGGCAGCCGGAGCCCTTCACCCGAGTCGGCTTCGACGACACCGGGGTCACCGGTGACACGGTCAGCACCCTCGGCCTCGTTGCAGGGCTGAAGCACACCCCTACCGGGCGGCCGCCCACACAAGCCTCCAGCGGGCACCGCCGGAACCCGTCGAGGCCGCCGGCAGTGACCCTGCTGCAAACGGGCAGTGTGTTCACCGCCGTGCTGGTCGGTGCCATCGCCGCTGTGGTGAGCATCGTCAGCGGGCTGGCCATCTGCGACGCCCTGCGCCACAGCGCCGAACCCCACACGGACCGCGAGGTGGCCAGCTGGTGGCCCCTGCTGATCTACGGCCCCTGGATGGTCGCCTCCCTGTCCATCCTCAGATCGGCCTTGCACCAGCGCCGCGCGCTTCATTCCTGGTCCATCGTTTTGCTGTTCTCCACCCTGGCCACGCTTCTGTGCGTAGCCCAGGCACCCAGAACGATCGCCGCCGTGGCGGGGGCTGCTCTTCCTGCCGTCGCGGCGCTGGCCTGCTTCCAGCAGCTGGTCCGCCAGATCACACTCACGCGACCGCCTCGCCAAGCCGCTCCGCGACACCGAAACCCGACGCCCTCTGCGTCCGTTCCGCTCGGGAAGACGGCCGCAGCCAGACGCAGCCCGGGCAGTGTCCCTCCCGGCTACCCCGCGGCAGACAACACAGCTGTCCGCTCTCCGTCCCACGGTCACAGATTCGGGTAA
- a CDS encoding IS5 family transposase (programmed frameshift): MVERLVPDELWVLFQRVVPEAPSRPQGGGRRRHGDREVLAAIVFVATSGCTWQQLPTASFGPSGATAHRRFTEWSKARVWAKLHRLVLDELGARGELDWSRCAIDSVNMRALKRGSLTGPNPVDRGKFGSKIHLITERTGLPLSVGISGANLHDSQALEPLIRGIPPIRSRRGRRRRKPGKLHADKGYDYAHLRRWLRGRGIKHRIARRGIESSQRLGRHRWTIERTMAWLAGCRRLHRRYERKAEHFLAFTSIACTLICYRRLAK; encoded by the exons TGCCGGATGAGTTGTGGGTGTTGTTCCAGCGGGTGGTGCCGGAGGCGCCGTCGCGGCCTCAGGGCGGTGGCCGGCGTCGGCATGGCGACCGGGAGGTGCTGGCCGCGATCGTCTTCGTTGCCACCTCAGGTTGCACCTGGCAGCAGTTGCCGACGGCGTCGTTCGGGCCGTCGGGGGCGACAGCCCACCGGCGGTTCACCGAGTGGAGCAAGGCGCGGGTGTGGGCCAAGCTGCACCGCCTGGTCCTCGACGAGCTCGGCGCTCGCGGTGAGCTGGATTGGTCCCGCTGCGCGATCGACTCGGTGAACATGCGGGCCCTTAAAAGGGGGAGCT TGACAGGTCCGAATCCTGTTGACAGGGGCAAGTTCGGGTCGAAGATCCACTTGATCACGGAGCGAACCGGTCTGCCCCTGTCCGTCGGAATCTCGGGCGCGAACCTCCACGACAGCCAGGCCCTCGAGCCGCTCATCCGCGGCATACCGCCCATCCGATCCCGCCGCGGACGCCGACGACGCAAACCCGGCAAGCTCCACGCAGACAAGGGCTACGACTACGCCCACCTGCGACGATGGTTACGCGGACGCGGCATCAAGCACCGCATCGCCCGCAGGGGCATCGAGTCCTCGCAGCGACTGGGCCGCCACCGCTGGACCATCGAACGCACCATGGCCTGGCTCGCCGGCTGCCGCCGCCTCCACCGACGCTACGAACGCAAAGCCGAACACTTCCTCGCCTTCACCAGCATCGCCTGCACCCTCATCTGCTACCGCAGACTCGCCAAATGA